GAAAACATAGCTACCAAGATTGACAGAAAGCACGAAAGCTCCTGCCAGAGAGATTCCTACAGTTAGCCAATCTCCCTCCGAAGATAGTATCAGCGGTATGTATACGGGAAATAAGGGTAAGATGTCATAAAAACCGAGGTCATAATAAATCAGCAACGGAAATACTATGTAAAATAGTTTCATTCATCATCCTCCAGGAAAATATAGTATCCGGGTTTCATTTCTTCAAAATTCAGGAGATATCCCTCTGGCATAGCAGAGAGGACATCACCGATGTATGTCGCTTCGAGTGAGTAAAAATAACCAAATCCTTCCATCTCAGAGGAAATAAATACTTTATCACCCGGAAACAGCTCTTCAGGATCAAAGGTTCGAAAATAGAGATTTTTTCCTTTAGACTGAAGAAACCCTTCAATGCTGTGTGTCTCATGAAAAGCCACCGCCGGAAGTTGAGAGGAGAGATTTCTCAGTGGTTCAACGATAACATGATTCCGATCACTTTTGACAACAATACCCGAAAGTCTTTTGCTCTGGACAGATATTACAGGACTTCTTTCCAAGGCTGTTGCAGGGGAATCAAGAATTACATAATTTCCAAAAGTGTGGTTATAAAATCCTACAATCAACGGAGAATGAACCTCGATTCCGCTGGGGCTCTTGATTGTTATTTCAGGAAAAGTCGTAGGTGTCTTTTCGATTACCTTCGAATAAATGTTTACTATTCCCCTGCGCAATTCAAAAGATGGCTTTGAGAGTTCAAAAAGATTTGACCTGATTCGCTCATTAATGCCTGCACTTTCGAACAGAAAAAAGACAAGGATCACCCCAAAGGACAGGGCTATAAGGGTTTCAAGTTTTTTCAAATTTAGCTCCCCCTGGAAAGTCTTTCCAGGATAGATACCTTTTCAAGGACACTTCCAGCCCCTCGAGCAACACAGGTCAGAGGGTCCTCAGCGATATTGACTGTGATACCTGTTTCATTTTCCAGCAGTGTCTTCATGCCCTTCAAGAGAGAACCACCACCAGCCACCGTTATTCCGTGGTGAACGATATCAGAAACGAGTTCTGGAGGGGTATTTTCGACAGCAACTTTTACCGCTTCTATAATTTTGCCAACGGGTTCCCTGATCGCCTCTCTGATTTCCGCTCCTGTTACTTTTACCTTTCTCGGAAGCCCGGAGTTCAGGTCAAGGCCTATTACTTCTGTCTCCAGAGAATCATGTTCATCCGATTCGATCACATTTCCTATTTCTATTTTCACCCTTTCAGCAGTCTTCTCACCTATTACAAGGCGGTATTTTTCCTTTATGTACTGAACAATCGATTCGTCAAGTTCATCCCCCGCGACCCTTATCGAGTTGCTCAAGACAATGCTTCCAAGGGAAATGACGGCTATTTCCGTGGTCCCACCACCGATATCCACGATCATGTTCCCATTCGGTTCCTCAACATCAAGTCCAGCTCCAATAGCGCTTGCCATCGGTTCTTCAATGAGAAACACCTTTTTCGCCCCAGCCTCGAGTCCGGCATCGGTTAGCGCTTTTCTTTCAACTTCAGTTGCTCCTGAAGGGACACCGATAACAACACGCGGTTTTAAGAGGGTGAATCTTGTGGAAGCCCTCTCTATGAAGTATTTAACCATAGCCAGGGCGATGTCATAATCTGCTATTACGCCATCTTTTAATGGTCTTATTGCAATGATGTTTGCCGGAGTCTTTCCGACCATTTTCTTTGCTTCCAAACCAACCTGCAATATTTGCTGGGACTCAGAGTCGATAGCAACGACCGAAGGCTCATTTACTGCCACTCCGCTCCCTCGAAGGAAAACAAGTGTATTCGCGGTTCCAAGGTCTATTCCCATATCCTGTCTAAAAAACATTTACGAGGCCTCCTGTAAGCTGAAGTTTTCGCCCAAGATTTTACCATAGGGACGTTACACCTGTTAACGAGGTTTTTACAATCAGTGTTTGACTTTTTGGTTCAAAAAAAATTATAATGCATAACGCAACATATGAGAATAAAATGACCTTGCCCTGAATGGGGGGGTCATAATTTTTGATATATGGAGGGAAGTAGAAGTGAAAAAAGTCAGGGCTCTGGGCCGTCACCTGGTGGCGGAATTTTATGGGTGCTCTTTTGAAGCACTCGATGACCTTGACCGC
This genomic interval from Kosmotoga pacifica contains the following:
- a CDS encoding rod shape-determining protein; translation: MFFRQDMGIDLGTANTLVFLRGSGVAVNEPSVVAIDSESQQILQVGLEAKKMVGKTPANIIAIRPLKDGVIADYDIALAMVKYFIERASTRFTLLKPRVVIGVPSGATEVERKALTDAGLEAGAKKVFLIEEPMASAIGAGLDVEEPNGNMIVDIGGGTTEIAVISLGSIVLSNSIRVAGDELDESIVQYIKEKYRLVIGEKTAERVKIEIGNVIESDEHDSLETEVIGLDLNSGLPRKVKVTGAEIREAIREPVGKIIEAVKVAVENTPPELVSDIVHHGITVAGGGSLLKGMKTLLENETGITVNIAEDPLTCVARGAGSVLEKVSILERLSRGS